Below is a genomic region from Demequina sp. NBRC 110054.
CGACGGGCGACTCGTCTCGAGTCATGCTAACGTTTTTGCCGCACGGCAAAAAGTAGGACGCGAGAAGGAGAATGTCGATGATCTTCGGGACCCCGGTGAGCTGGTTCCTGTTCGAGGTGCTGTCGGTGGCGGTGTTCCTCGCCGCGGTCATCCACGCGGCCGGCCGCACCAAGGCCAAGCAGCACATCCTCGTGATGATCGCGTTCGTGATCTACGCGGGTGCCTTCGAGAACATCGGCGTCTGGCAGAACATCTACGACTACTCGACCGACCGCATCATGATGATCGGCAAGGTGCCGCTCAGCATCCTGCTGATCGAGGCCGTGACCCTGTACTGCGCGCTGTGGCTCGCCGAGCAGCTCCGCCTGCCGTGGTGGGCGGGCGCTTTCGTCGCGGGCGCGATCGGCTCCCTGCAGGACATGACGGTCGACCCGTCGAACGTGTTCGACATCCACGTGATCGACGGCGTCGCCTCGGGCCAGTGGAACTGGACGATGCACTACGAGGGCGGATTCTTCGGCATCCCGGTCTTCAACTTCTCCGGCTGGTTCACGATGATGCTGTACTTCGCGCTCTTCGTCGGCCTGCTCGACAGGTTGGGTGAGCGCAAGGGCAGGTCGTGGCTGATCACGGGCGCGCCGCTGCTCGCGATCGTGCCGTCCCTGCTCGTCCTCGTGTCGCCCATCAACCTCGTGCTCCTCTTCGGCTGGGACGCGCTCCAGGGCTACGGGCTGCTCGCCGAGAGCGTCATGCTCGCCCTGAACTTCGGCGTCGCGATCTTCCTGCTGTTCCGCTACGCGAAGTGGGACAAGCCTTTGGACCTCAAGCTCGACGGCGTCCTGCTCGCGCTGCCGGTGATCATGCACCTGTGGGACATCGGGCTGGCCTTCGCCGCCGGCATCGAGGAGGGCTACGTGCCCAGCCTCCTGTTCACCGCGATCCACGTCGCGCTGCTCGCGGCGGTCCTTCGCGCAGGGTTGCGCGCCAACGCGGCGTCCCGTGAGGTCGACGCGGGGGTCCAGGCGGCCTGACCGCTCCGCATGCGCCTCACCCCTCGCTCGGCGGCACCACCAGCACGGGTGCACGCGCGAACTCGAGCACGTGCATCGTGTGGGAGCCGATCCCGCTGACCACGTGCCCGGGGCGCTCCATGCGGCCCAGCACGATCAGATCGGCCCCGCACGAATCCGCCTCCGCGAGCACCTCGGCCGCGACTCGCCCGCGCCTCGTCACGAGGCCGGCCACCAGCCCGGCCCGCGAGGCGAGGCGCTCCACGTGTCCGAGCGCCGCGGTGCAGGCCTGCTCTCGCGCGGACTCGAAGGCCACCGCCTCGGGCGATCCGGCGACGAGGCCATCGTGCTCGACGACCGCGACTGCGCGCAGCGTCACGCCGAGCGCGCGCGCGATCGCGATCGCCACCTCCGCGGCCTCGAAGGAGGCGGGCGAGTCGTTCACCGCGACCAGCACCGGGCCGCCGATCGGGCCGCGGCTCGGCCCCCGCGCGGCGGCGCCGGGCGCGCCCTGCCTCGCGTCGTCCATCACGCGCCCCCCGCCGTGGCGGCCTCGGTCCGCGCCGCATCGTCCCGGCCGCCCTCGCGGCCACCCTGTGCGCCCACCGCCCAGCGCACGCGCAGGTTCTCCTCGCGCTCGAGCTCGTCGAGCGCGCGCTCGATCCTCAGCAGCTCGGACGTGAGCTGAGGGATCCAGCGATGCTCGACCGCGCGGCGCCGAGTGCGGGTCGCGGTGAGCTCCGCGGCGACCGTCGCGGCCGCGCGCCTGCTCGCCGCGTAGGAGGCGGCGGCCGCGATCGCCGCGGCCATCGACTCCGCCGCGTAGGACAGCGCCGTGCTCGCGCCGACCGGCCGCGGACGGGGGACGGTGACCGTCGCATCGTCCGGGAACTCGAGCCCCATCACGTGCCCGGGCGCGACCGAGACCCGCGCCGAGGTGAGCGGCGAGGCGGCGGCGATCGTCTCCCAGCCGTCGAGCGCCGCGGCCCTCGAGGCCCAGCCGAGCGCGTCGCCCGCCGCGCGCTCCCACCTCAGGCCCAGGCCGTCGCCGCGCAGCAGCAGCCGCTCGTGCTCGGCCGCGACGATGCGCTGCTTGCGCTCGAGCAGCTCGACCCCGTGCTCCGCGATCGCCAGCTGCCGCTGCACGCGGAGTCGGGCGGCGCGGCCGACGTCAGGCATCGCGCACCTCCTCGGTCGAGGAGGTTGGCGGCGGGGGCGATGCGGTCTCGGGAGGGGACGATGCGGGGGAGGCCGGGGCGTCGCTTCCGTCCGGGCCTCCGGGGTCCGGCAGGTGCGCCGCGACCTGCGCGGGGGACACCATGGTCAGCTCCTGCCGTGGCAGCGTCGCGAGAGCGGCCCACGCCCGGTCGAGGGTCTCCTCGAGCGTCCTCGACTCCGCACGCCCCTGGTGAAGCAGATCCTTCTCCATCGCTTCCCGGTAGGAGAGGTACGCGTGATCGGTCTCGCCGAGCGCGGAGGCGCCCACGAGCTCGGCCAGCGCGGCGGACTGCCGTGCGCGCGCGAGCGCCGCGAGCACCTGCGCCGCCACGTCGAGGTGGTCGTCGCGAGTGCGTCCCGCGCCCGCACCGCTGCGCATGAGCCGGGACAGCGAGCTGAGGGTGTCGACGGGCGGGTAGATGCCTCGCGCCGCGAGCTCGGGGGACAGCACGATCTGGCCCTCGGTGATGTATCCGGTGAGGTCCGGGACGGGGTGGGTGATGTCGCCCGCGGGCATGGTCAGCACGGGCACGATCGTCACCGAGCCGTCCTTCCCGCGCACTCGACCGCAGCGCTCGTACAGCGTCGCGAGGTCGGAGTACAGGTAGCCGGGGTAGCCGCGCCGCGCGGGGATCTCGCGCCTCGCGGCGGAGACCTCGCGCACCGCCTCGGCGTAGCTGGTCATGTCGGACAGGACGACGAGGACGTCGGCGCCCTCCTCGAACGCGAGGTGCTCCGCGACGGTCAGGGCGAGCCGCGGCGTGAGGATGCGCTCGATCGGCGGGTCGTCGGCCGCATTGAGCAGCAGCACGAGCTCGCCCGACGCGGTGCGCTCCTCGAGTCGGTCGCGCACGAACGCGATGTCCGCGTGCGTGAGGCCCATCGCCGCGAACACCACCCGGAACCGCGTCCCCGGGCTCGACGACTGCGCCGCGATCTGCGTCGCGAGGCTCAGGTGCGGCAGCCCCGCGACCGAGAAGATCGGCAGCTTCTGGCCGCGCACGAGCGTGGTGAGCGCGTCGATCACGGACACCCCGGTGAGGATCGGCTCGCGCGGAGGCTCCCGCTCGACGGGGTTGAGCGGCCAGCCCGCCACCGGAGCGAAGCGGTCTTCCGCGATCGGTGGGCCGCCGTCGAGCGGCGCGCCCCGCCCGTTGCACACCCGGCCCAGCCAGTCGGTGCCGACGGGGATGTGCAGCGGCCGGCCGCCGAAGCGCACCTCGACCGCACCGGGGGTGAGCCCCTCGGTGCCCTCGAAGACCTGCACGGTCGCCTGGTCGGAGTCGAGGTCCAGCACGAGCCCGTGGCGCATCCCGCCGGGCGTCGACACCTCGGCGGACTCGTCCCAGCCGACCCCGTCGACGCCTCCAACGACCACGAGCGGCCCGCGGATCGCGCGGATGTCGCCGTGCCCGACACGTGCCCCGGCGAGGGCCGAGGGCCGGTCCCGGCGTTCGGGCGCAGATTCGGTGGCGTCGGTCGGGCGAGGGCTCATGGCAGCGCCCCGATCTCGGCGAGCATGCGCTCCCGGATCGCCGCGACCCCGGCCGCGTCGGAGGGCCCGACGTCCTGCGAGGCCCGGATGACCGGCCCGAAGTCGAGCCGCTCCACCGCGGTGGCGGTCGCCCCACGGTCGATCGCGTCGTGGCACGCGGAGATGACCTCGAGCACGAGCGTGAGCAGCGCCGCGCCCTTGCCGCCCGAGCAGAAGGCGTCGTTCGGGCTCAGCGCGTTCTGGGAGAGAACCGCCTCGCGCAGCAGCCTCCCGCCGAGCACGACCATGCGCTCGCGGCCGGGCAGCGACCCGACCCCGATGACCTCCGCGAGCGAGGACAGCCGGTCGGCCTCGGCGAGGATCTCGAGCGCGCTGGCCCTGCGCGCCGCCCACTCGGGGTCACCGTGAACGGTCTGCCAGCGCGCAAGATAGTCGGTGTCGCGCGCGAACGACCCCGACCACTGCACTGCGGGATAGTGCCGCGCGTAGGCGAGGTCGCGGTCGAGCATCCACATCGCGCGCACGAACCGCTGTGTGATGGTCGTGACCGGCTCCGACATGTCGCCTCCGGGAGGGGAGACTGCGCCGATCACCGTGACCGAGGCCTCCTGGCCGCCGAGCGTCGTCACCCGCCCTGCGCGCTCGTAGAACGCCGCGAGCTGGGAGGACAGGTCCGCGGGGAAGCCCTCCTCTGCCGGCAGGTCCCCGCGCCGGTTCGCGAACTCGCGCAGCGCCTCCGCCCATCGCGACGTCGAGTCCGCGATCACGACCGCGTCGTGGCCCATATCGCGGTAGTACTCGGCGATCGAGATGCCCGTGTAGATCGACAGCTCGCGCGCCATCATCGGCATGTTCGACGTGTTGGCTACCACGACGGTGCGGTCCACGAGCCGCCCACCGGTGCGCTCGTCGACGAGCCGCCCGAAGTCGTCGAGGACGTCGGCCATCTCGTTGCCGCGCTCGCCGCAGCCGACGTAGACGATCACGTCGGCGTCGCACCACTTCGCGACCTGCTGGAGCAGCATCGTCTTGCCCGTGCCGAAGCCGCCGGTCACCGCGGCCGCCGCGCCCCGCGCGACGGGGAAGAACAGGTCGAGCACGCGCTGGCCGGTGTGCAGGGGGACGGGCTCGGTGAGGCGCTCGCTGAAGGGGCGCGGACGGCGCATCGGCCACCTCTCGGACAGCCGCACCTCGGTCTCGGGTGGCCCGGGAGAATCGGCGCCGAGGGCGCCGCTCTGGGGGACTCCGATCCGGGCGACCACGTCGAGCGAGCCGACCTCCGCATCGTCCTGGATCCACGAGACGACGCCTGAGGCCCCCGCCGGGACGACGACGCGATGCTCGACCGCGCCCGAGTCGGGCACCGTGCCGAGCACGTCGCCGGCGGTCACCGCGTCGCCGAGCGCGACCGACGGGACGAAGTGCCAGCGGCGATCGTCGCTCGCGACGGACTCGGGGCGGTCGGAGCGTAGCCAGATCGGCGCGGACGTGAGGGGGCGCATCAGGCCGTCGAAGGCCGCGCCGAGCAGGCCCGGACCGAACAGCCCGGTAAGCGGCTGCCCGCTGCCTGTCGCCGCCTCGCCCACACGGACGCCGCCCGTGTACTCGTAGGCCTGCATCGTCGCGCGGCCGCCCTCGACGGCGACCACCTCGGCGCTGATCCGGTCCTCGCCGACGTGGAGGATCTCGCCCATCGCGACGTCCGCGACGCCCTCGGCCTCGAGCAGGGGACCCGTGACGCGCACGGTGCGGCCGACGCGCGCGTCCGGGGAGGCTTCTCTTCCGTCCACACTCATGCGTGCCACAGCGCCGACACCTCCCCGGCCATCGACTCGAGCGTCGCCCGCGCGAGCGTGGGGATCGTGAGGTCGAGGCGGCGTGCGCCCTGGGTCGCGACGATGCCTCCGTCGGGGTGCTCGGTGAGCGTCGCCTCGGGCCCGAGCAGCGCGGCCGCGCGGGCCCTCAGCGCCTCGAGCATGTGCGGGTAGTCGGGCGAGTCCCGCAGGGCGGCCGCGCGCGCGAGCACCGCAGACTCGAGGTCGCCGCGCAGCGACTCCCGCCCCGCGAGGCGAAGCTCGTGGGCGCGGCGACGCTCGCGCGCGGACCTGAGCGCGGCATCGGATCGCGCGGTCGAGGCGCCGGACTCCGCGGCGCGCGTGACGATCCCTTCCGCCTCGCGCTCGGCGTCGGCGAGCATCGTCGCGGCGCTCTCGTCGGCCTCCGCGCGCACCTGCTCCGCCGCGGCCCTCGCGCGCGCGAGGATGTCCGCGCGCAGAGGCACGAGCTGCTCGGCGGAGCGGGGCGGGAGGGGCTTCATGACGGGATCACCGCCGTGAGCGGCGCGTCGATCGTGTCGATCGCTTCCCCGAGCGCGGCGGCGGCCTCCGTGGTGACGAGCACGAGCCCGACGTCGGGGCCGAGCGCGTCCCACGCGGCTCGCACCTGATCGGGGTCCTCGGCCGACGTCACCCGGGCGCCGGCGAGCGCGAACGCGCCGACGACCCGGCGTTCGCCGAGCGCGACGACGACGCCTTCCGTGAGGCCGGCCGGGTGCGTCATGCCTGGCCGATCAGGATGATCGCGATGATGAGGCCGTAGATCGCGATGCCCTCGGCGAGGCCGACGACGACCATCGCGCGGCCGAACATCTCGGGCCGCTCGCTCATCGCGGCGAGCGCGGCGGAGCCCGTGTACGCCACGGCGATCGCGGCGCCGATCGACGAGCCCGCGACCGCGATGGAAGCGGCGATCAGCGCCGACCCGTTCGCGGCCGTGGTCTCGGCCGTCGCCTCGGCGACGTCGGTGGCGGCGCTCGCAGCCGTGCCGGTCATGAGCACGAGCGCGGCCCCGGCGAGCACCGCGACGTTGGTCGCCACGAGGGCGATCACGCCGGATCTGCGGTGCCGGCGCAGCAGCCACGTCGCGCCGACCGCGACGAGCGCGAGCAGGGGGAGGGCGAGCAGCCAGGGAGTCATGGCTCGGTCCTTTCGGTGGAGGTCGGGGACGATGCGGGGGAGTGGAGCGAGGCGGGGGAGTGGAGCGAGGCGGGGGTGGACGACGGCGCCGAGCTGGCGGGGGAGGCGACGGCGACGGGGGAGGCGACTGCCGCATCGTCCGGAAGGGCGGGATGCCAGGGGTCGAAGGCGCGGCCCTCGCCGACGAAGACGCGGGAGAACAGCTCGTAGTACTCGAGCCGCAGCGCCTGGATCCCGGCGATCAGCGCCTCGAGCCCGAACGTGATGATGTTGCCGACCACGAAGACGAGGACCGCGGCGGGGTAGCCCCAGGCCGACGAGCCCCACAGCGACGTGGTGCCCGACCAGATCACGCTCAGCAGCGCGGCGTGCGTGAGGCCGAATGCGGCCAGGCGCGCGAAGGAGACGATGTTCGAGCCGAGCCGGCTGATGCTGTCGACGGACTCGATCCCTGCCTGGAGGATCGCGGTCGCGCCACCGCCGGCCTCGGACAGGACCCCGATGAAGATGAGGACGAGCGCGGTGAGCGCGAGCACCAGCCCGGCGGCGATGAGCGGGGTGACGTGCGCCGCGAGTCCCCACGCGAGCAGCCCGAGCGCGACGAACAGTCCCGATCCCGCGATCCCTGAGCGCGAGTACAGGGCGTAGGCCCAGCCGCCCTCGCGCACCCGGTTGACCGTGCCGGTCGCGTACGAGCCCGCGAGCAGGACCGCGCCGAGCGCGACCGCGGCGAGGAGCAGGGGGACGGGCTCCTCCATCGGGTCGAGCCACAGCACTGGCACCAGCCCGGTGGGCCCGAACGCCGCGCCGTACAGGGCGCCGAAGACCATCGCGGTGAGGCCCGCGAGCGTGACGAACAACCACGTGCGCTGGATGCCGCGGAAGCGCGCGATCCACCGTCCGCGCAGCGCGAGCCCCACGAGCACGAGGATCGCGCCGTGGCCGACGTCGCCGAACATCATGCCGAACATCAGGATGTACGCGGCCGCCGCGAGCCGTGCGGGGTCCAGGTCGGCGTAGGGCACGACGCCGTAGGTGTCGACGAGCGTGCGCGACGTGTCGCCCGTGCCGCGCGCCATGAGCGTGGGCGGCTGTGCGCCCGGCGGGACGCGCAGCGGGACCACCGCTCCTCCGAGCGCCGCGAGCGCCGCCGCGAGCCCGGAGCGCTCGCGGCGCGGCATCCACCCCACCCAGCCGGTCAGCCGCTCGTGGACCACACCGGCCGCAGCGGCACGCTGCAGCTCCTGGTCTCCGGGCAGCGCGTCGTCCTCGGCCGCGCCCGCGCCCTTGAGCTCGAGCTCCACGACGCCCGCGCGCGCGAGGATCCGCAGCGCGCGGTCCCGGTCCTGGGTGTGGACGACGATGCCGACGCGGTCCATCGCGAGGGGGCCGCGCGGGCCGCGCTCGCTCCGCGTCTCGCGGTCCCGCGCTGCGCTCCTTCGACGCGGGGTCACACCCCGCCGAGGAGGGACGGTCTGCGAGTCATGAGGCGACATCGAGCACCTCCCTCGCGGCCGGGCCCTGGTCGATCGTCGCGATCGCTGCCTGGACGCGCCACGCGTCGGCGGAGAGCAGCGCGATCCCCGCGACGACGACGTCGGGACCGGGGCTGCCCTGGCGGAGCATCGCGGCGGCCTCGGCCTCCATCGCGGCGTAGGTCCGCACCTCCGCGCGCCAGAGCCCCGAGGGAGAGGCGATGTCGGCGAACGCCGAACGGGTGCCGGTGGGGAGGCCGATGGCGAACGAGGGCAGGTCGGTCGCGCTCTCCCACGCGTGGCCCAGGAGGGGGCCGACGCGCTGACGCAGCGCCGGTCCGGGGTGGACGCCGTCGACGAACCGGAGCCGCGCGATCGCCAGCGCGAGATCGCGCGCGCACCATGTCCGCGCGGCGGGTGCCGCCTGCGCGTACCGGGTGAGCCACGCGGCGGTGAGGAGGTCGGCGAGCTGGTCTGCCTCGCCCTCAGGGACCTCGCCCCACGAGGTCCGCGCGAGGAGCTCCCGCAACCTGTCGGAGGATTCGGCACGGCGCAGCACGCTCCACGAGGTCTCCATCACGCCAAGGTCGTAGGGCGCACCCGACGAGCCGCCGTCGAGCTCGCGCAGTCGGCCGAGGGTGTTGTCCCGCTCGAACCTCGCGGCGGCCGCGCGCAGGATGCCCGTGCCCGCGGCGGGCGCCCACCCGGCGAGGACGCGCAGCTGCCACAGCAGGGTCTCGCGCACGGCCCGTTGGAGATCCTCGGGGCCGGTGGCCTCCGCGGCGCGGACACCATAGCTCCACCTCGCCAGCAGGTCCTCGGCCTCGCGCCACGAGCGGACCGCGGCAAGGCGCGCGGCGCCCTCCTCCCCGGCGCGGCCCGCGGCGAGCGCGCGCACCCGCACCGAGGCGGCGACCCAGCCCGCGCTCATGACCCGGCCCCCGCATCGTCCCTGCCCGCACCGCTCCTGCGCCCTGGAATCGCACCAGGCCCGGAATCCGCCCCGAGATCGGCCCTCATGCGATTCCAGGAGGCATCGCCGCCCAGGTCCTCGACGAGGCGCGAGATCACCGCGGCGGCCGCCTCGTCTACGCGCGGGGCGCGAGAGGCGAGGAGCTGCTCGGCGTCTCGTCGCGCCTGTGCCGTCGTGCGCGCGTCGTCCTCCGCGGCGGAGGACAGGATCGCGGCGGCGGCCTCGGCCTCGCGCGCGGGGGCCTCCCGGCGAGCGCGGGCCACGACGGCCGCGGCATCTGAGCGGGCATTGTCGAGCCGGTCGGCCGCCGCGGACTCCGCGACGGACGCAAGGTCGGTCGCCGCGGTCAGATCCGCGTCGAGGATCGCGAAGACGGGCGCGAGCTCGAGGGCGGCACCCGTGCGTGCGGCCACGTGCGCGGCGGACTCGGCCGCTCCTCCAGGTGCTGTCACCGGGCGGAAGCGGTCAAGGATCTCCTGCCAGCGCATCTCTCTTCCTCGAGCCGGACGCGGCGGGGCGGAGCGGCCGCCCCCTCGCCTTCGAATCTACTCCCGGGTCGGCGGGCGCGCGCGGCGCCGGGAAGCAGCGACATCCCTGGTGGGAAGCGAAACCGGGAGCGAGGCCCGGCGCCGAGACGCCGAGCCTCACCGGGGTGCGGGTGGGGCCGTGCGCGGAGAGGATGGCGCGCGGCCCCGCCGTTCCTGACCCGCCCTACGCGTCGCCGTTGTCGCGAGGAGCGAGCCTGGACTCGAGGGCGATCGCGAGACCGCCGACGACCAGGGTGAGCGGGCCGAGGACTCCGAGGAGGT
It encodes:
- a CDS encoding carotenoid biosynthesis protein, giving the protein MIFGTPVSWFLFEVLSVAVFLAAVIHAAGRTKAKQHILVMIAFVIYAGAFENIGVWQNIYDYSTDRIMMIGKVPLSILLIEAVTLYCALWLAEQLRLPWWAGAFVAGAIGSLQDMTVDPSNVFDIHVIDGVASGQWNWTMHYEGGFFGIPVFNFSGWFTMMLYFALFVGLLDRLGERKGRSWLITGAPLLAIVPSLLVLVSPINLVLLFGWDALQGYGLLAESVMLALNFGVAIFLLFRYAKWDKPLDLKLDGVLLALPVIMHLWDIGLAFAAGIEEGYVPSLLFTAIHVALLAAVLRAGLRANAASREVDAGVQAA
- a CDS encoding universal stress protein; the encoded protein is MDDARQGAPGAAARGPSRGPIGGPVLVAVNDSPASFEAAEVAIAIARALGVTLRAVAVVEHDGLVAGSPEAVAFESAREQACTAALGHVERLASRAGLVAGLVTRRGRVAAEVLAEADSCGADLIVLGRMERPGHVVSGIGSHTMHVLEFARAPVLVVPPSEG
- a CDS encoding V-type ATP synthase subunit D, whose translation is MPDVGRAARLRVQRQLAIAEHGVELLERKQRIVAAEHERLLLRGDGLGLRWERAAGDALGWASRAAALDGWETIAAASPLTSARVSVAPGHVMGLEFPDDATVTVPRPRPVGASTALSYAAESMAAAIAAAASYAASRRAAATVAAELTATRTRRRAVEHRWIPQLTSELLRIERALDELEREENLRVRWAVGAQGGREGGRDDAARTEAATAGGA
- a CDS encoding V-type ATP synthase subunit B; the protein is MSPRPTDATESAPERRDRPSALAGARVGHGDIRAIRGPLVVVGGVDGVGWDESAEVSTPGGMRHGLVLDLDSDQATVQVFEGTEGLTPGAVEVRFGGRPLHIPVGTDWLGRVCNGRGAPLDGGPPIAEDRFAPVAGWPLNPVEREPPREPILTGVSVIDALTTLVRGQKLPIFSVAGLPHLSLATQIAAQSSSPGTRFRVVFAAMGLTHADIAFVRDRLEERTASGELVLLLNAADDPPIERILTPRLALTVAEHLAFEEGADVLVVLSDMTSYAEAVREVSAARREIPARRGYPGYLYSDLATLYERCGRVRGKDGSVTIVPVLTMPAGDITHPVPDLTGYITEGQIVLSPELAARGIYPPVDTLSSLSRLMRSGAGAGRTRDDHLDVAAQVLAALARARQSAALAELVGASALGETDHAYLSYREAMEKDLLHQGRAESRTLEETLDRAWAALATLPRQELTMVSPAQVAAHLPDPGGPDGSDAPASPASSPPETASPPPPTSSTEEVRDA
- a CDS encoding V-type ATP synthase subunit A; amino-acid sequence: MSVDGREASPDARVGRTVRVTGPLLEAEGVADVAMGEILHVGEDRISAEVVAVEGGRATMQAYEYTGGVRVGEAATGSGQPLTGLFGPGLLGAAFDGLMRPLTSAPIWLRSDRPESVASDDRRWHFVPSVALGDAVTAGDVLGTVPDSGAVEHRVVVPAGASGVVSWIQDDAEVGSLDVVARIGVPQSGALGADSPGPPETEVRLSERWPMRRPRPFSERLTEPVPLHTGQRVLDLFFPVARGAAAAVTGGFGTGKTMLLQQVAKWCDADVIVYVGCGERGNEMADVLDDFGRLVDERTGGRLVDRTVVVANTSNMPMMARELSIYTGISIAEYYRDMGHDAVVIADSTSRWAEALREFANRRGDLPAEEGFPADLSSQLAAFYERAGRVTTLGGQEASVTVIGAVSPPGGDMSEPVTTITQRFVRAMWMLDRDLAYARHYPAVQWSGSFARDTDYLARWQTVHGDPEWAARRASALEILAEADRLSSLAEVIGVGSLPGRERMVVLGGRLLREAVLSQNALSPNDAFCSGGKGAALLTLVLEVISACHDAIDRGATATAVERLDFGPVIRASQDVGPSDAAGVAAIRERMLAEIGALP
- a CDS encoding V-type ATP synthase subunit F — its product is MTHPAGLTEGVVVALGERRVVGAFALAGARVTSAEDPDQVRAAWDALGPDVGLVLVTTEAAAALGEAIDTIDAPLTAVIPS
- a CDS encoding ATP synthase subunit C — translated: MTPWLLALPLLALVAVGATWLLRRHRRSGVIALVATNVAVLAGAALVLMTGTAASAATDVAEATAETTAANGSALIAASIAVAGSSIGAAIAVAYTGSAALAAMSERPEMFGRAMVVVGLAEGIAIYGLIIAIILIGQA
- a CDS encoding V-type ATPase 116kDa subunit family protein, with the protein product MDRVGIVVHTQDRDRALRILARAGVVELELKGAGAAEDDALPGDQELQRAAAAGVVHERLTGWVGWMPRRERSGLAAALAALGGAVVPLRVPPGAQPPTLMARGTGDTSRTLVDTYGVVPYADLDPARLAAAAYILMFGMMFGDVGHGAILVLVGLALRGRWIARFRGIQRTWLFVTLAGLTAMVFGALYGAAFGPTGLVPVLWLDPMEEPVPLLLAAVALGAVLLAGSYATGTVNRVREGGWAYALYSRSGIAGSGLFVALGLLAWGLAAHVTPLIAAGLVLALTALVLIFIGVLSEAGGGATAILQAGIESVDSISRLGSNIVSFARLAAFGLTHAALLSVIWSGTTSLWGSSAWGYPAAVLVFVVGNIITFGLEALIAGIQALRLEYYELFSRVFVGEGRAFDPWHPALPDDAAVASPVAVASPASSAPSSTPASLHSPASLHSPASSPTSTERTEP